From uncultured Roseateles sp., the proteins below share one genomic window:
- a CDS encoding RidA family protein — translation MNITPIQAEDSAKPFGVWSQAIAVDGAGRLLFISGLTARDASGAVVGEQDIEAQTRQVCENLAKVCHAAGGSLADIVNVTVYVRNVQDFAAIHRVRKAFFAQRPPASAMVEVLSLVDPRCLIEISAIAALPSPLSSTPKEPLP, via the coding sequence ATGAACATCACCCCGATACAGGCGGAAGACAGTGCCAAGCCCTTCGGCGTGTGGTCGCAGGCCATCGCCGTGGACGGCGCCGGCCGGCTGCTGTTCATCTCCGGACTGACCGCGCGCGATGCCAGCGGCGCGGTGGTCGGCGAGCAGGACATAGAGGCACAAACGCGCCAGGTCTGCGAGAACCTGGCCAAGGTCTGCCACGCCGCCGGGGGCAGCCTGGCCGACATCGTCAACGTCACCGTCTATGTGCGCAATGTGCAGGACTTCGCCGCCATACATCGCGTGCGCAAGGCCTTCTTTGCGCAGCGGCCGCCGGCCTCCGCGATGGTCGAGGTGCTGAGCCTGGTGGACCCACGCTGCCTGATCGAGATCAGCGCCATCGCGGCCCTGCCCTCACCCCTGAGTTCAACCCCCAAGGAGCCCCTGCCATGA
- a CDS encoding flavin reductase family protein, with translation MSAQASLCTAPADRPLAFRRACAAFPTGVAVVAVRAVDGGDTGMVINSFASVSLRPMLVQWAVACDAPNYALYAHTERYALSLLAADQAALVPRFTRGGRKFDGLPVLRSAAALRWLQGATAHFCCRVVQRVPAGDHLLLIAEVTEFSCAGGAPLLFVGGQLEAWS, from the coding sequence ATGTCAGCTCAAGCCAGCCTCTGCACCGCCCCGGCGGATCGCCCCCTCGCCTTCCGCAGGGCCTGTGCCGCCTTTCCCACCGGTGTGGCCGTGGTGGCGGTACGCGCCGTCGATGGCGGCGACACCGGCATGGTCATCAACTCGTTCGCCTCGGTGTCCCTGCGGCCCATGCTGGTGCAATGGGCGGTGGCCTGCGATGCCCCCAACTACGCGCTCTACGCCCATACCGAGCGCTATGCCCTGAGCCTGCTGGCGGCCGATCAGGCGGCGCTGGTGCCGCGCTTCACGCGTGGTGGCCGCAAATTCGACGGCCTGCCGGTGCTGCGTTCCGCCGCCGCGCTGCGCTGGCTGCAGGGCGCCACCGCGCATTTCTGCTGCCGGGTCGTGCAGCGCGTGCCGGCCGGTGACCACCTGCTGCTGATCGCCGAGGTAACCGAATTCTCCTGCGCCGGCGGGGCGCCACTGCTGTTCGTCGGCGGGCAGCTGGAGGCATGGTCATGA
- a CDS encoding Lrp/AsnC family transcriptional regulator, with product MEEINIDARDEQILRLLQQDARIPNNRLAELVALSPPACHRRVRALEEAGVIRQYTAVLDAVKLGRGLTMFVEVKLANQNKQAVDAFEREVQAFAEVSECHLIAGEFDYLLRVVVADHNAYQRFLWDRLTVTPGVANVRSLLSMRTVKDVPGVMI from the coding sequence ATGGAAGAAATAAACATTGATGCTCGGGACGAGCAGATTCTTCGCCTGCTGCAGCAGGACGCGCGCATTCCCAACAACCGCTTGGCCGAGTTGGTGGCACTGAGCCCGCCGGCCTGCCACCGCCGCGTGCGCGCGCTGGAGGAGGCGGGCGTGATACGGCAGTACACGGCCGTGCTCGACGCGGTGAAGCTGGGGCGGGGCCTGACGATGTTCGTCGAGGTGAAGCTGGCGAACCAGAACAAGCAGGCGGTCGACGCCTTCGAGCGCGAGGTGCAGGCCTTCGCCGAGGTCAGCGAGTGCCATCTGATCGCCGGCGAGTTCGACTACCTGCTGCGCGTGGTCGTGGCCGACCACAACGCCTATCAGCGCTTTCTGTGGGACAGGCTGACGGTGACGCCGGGCGTGGCCAACGTCAGGTCGCTGCTGTCCATGCGCACGGTGAAGGATGTACCGGGCGTGATGATCTAG
- a CDS encoding Rieske 2Fe-2S domain-containing protein encodes MTTTIPIRSAYDLPTPSSRDDLTRVGRGTPMGELLRRYWHPVGLSSDATSTPKAVRVLGEDLVLFRDGTGRAGLLHARCAHRGASLFYGRGEAQGLRCCYHGWLFDVQGHCLDRPCEPAGTRHESVRQPWYPVEERYGLVFAYLGPLDRQPLLPRHALLEDDLQPGELIEADDQSIGSGGPAIVPCNWLQHFENVMDPFHVPILHGSFSGPQFVPQMGLMPEVTFDYHELGVRSTQLRRLESGQVHRRITETMAPTLRVVASPRVEHYGPCTMIGWVLPMDDTHFRIYSAGRVTEPGALSKLRARLNGKAWQELTEAEHQTFPGDYEAQVGQGPITLHSEEHLAGSDRGVAMLRRFLTKQVVLVQQGGDPAGVTRQQGQEWLRSQSGNFLD; translated from the coding sequence ATGACGACCACCATCCCCATCCGCAGCGCCTACGACCTGCCCACGCCCAGCAGCCGCGACGATCTGACCCGTGTCGGCCGCGGCACGCCGATGGGCGAGCTGCTACGCCGCTACTGGCACCCGGTGGGCCTGAGCAGCGACGCCACCTCTACGCCCAAGGCGGTGCGCGTGCTCGGCGAAGACCTGGTGCTGTTCCGCGACGGCACCGGCCGTGCCGGCCTGCTGCACGCCCGCTGCGCCCACCGCGGCGCCTCGCTGTTCTACGGCCGCGGTGAGGCCCAGGGCCTGCGCTGCTGCTATCACGGCTGGCTGTTCGATGTGCAGGGCCACTGCCTGGACCGGCCCTGCGAGCCCGCCGGCACCAGGCACGAATCGGTGCGCCAGCCCTGGTACCCGGTGGAGGAGCGCTACGGCCTGGTCTTCGCCTACCTGGGCCCGCTGGACCGGCAGCCGCTGCTGCCCCGCCATGCGCTGCTCGAAGATGATTTGCAGCCGGGCGAACTGATAGAGGCCGACGACCAGAGCATTGGCAGCGGCGGCCCGGCCATCGTGCCCTGCAACTGGCTGCAGCATTTCGAGAACGTGATGGACCCCTTCCACGTGCCGATACTGCACGGCTCGTTCAGCGGCCCGCAGTTCGTGCCGCAGATGGGGCTGATGCCGGAGGTCACGTTCGACTACCACGAGCTCGGCGTGCGCAGCACCCAGCTGCGCCGGCTGGAGAGCGGCCAGGTGCACCGCCGCATCACCGAGACGATGGCGCCGACGCTGCGCGTGGTCGCCAGCCCGCGGGTCGAGCACTATGGGCCCTGCACGATGATTGGCTGGGTGCTGCCGATGGATGACACCCATTTCCGCATCTACTCGGCCGGCCGTGTCACCGAGCCCGGGGCACTGAGCAAATTGCGAGCGAGGCTCAACGGCAAGGCCTGGCAGGAGTTGACCGAGGCCGAGCATCAGACCTTTCCGGGCGACTACGAGGCCCAGGTCGGCCAGGGCCCCATCACCTTGCATTCCGAGGAGCACCTGGCCGGCAGCGACCGCGGCGTGGCCATGCTGCGGCGCTTCCTGACCAAGCAGGTGGTCCTGGTGCAGCAGGGCGGCGATCCGGCCGGCGTGACGCGGCAGCAGGGCCAGGAATGGCTGCGTTCGCAGTCCGGCAACTTCCTCGACTAG
- a CDS encoding 2Fe-2S iron-sulfur cluster binding domain-containing protein: MNNTPLVLHLAHSRRSIEVAATQSLLDALLEAGIDVPHSCRMGICGTCETVVLDGVPEHRDQILSPEERAAGLTMMLCCSRASTPSLTLDL, encoded by the coding sequence ATGAACAACACCCCCCTGGTCCTGCACCTGGCGCACAGCCGGCGCAGCATTGAGGTTGCGGCCACGCAAAGCCTGCTGGACGCCTTGCTGGAAGCCGGCATCGACGTACCCCACTCCTGCCGCATGGGCATCTGCGGCACTTGCGAGACCGTCGTGCTCGATGGCGTGCCCGAGCACCGCGACCAGATCCTCAGCCCCGAGGAGCGTGCCGCCGGCCTGACCATGATGCTGTGCTGCTCGCGTGCCAGCACCCCCAGCCTCACCCTGGACCTCTGA
- a CDS encoding porin, producing MKSQHHTWAAIGLLASLAASSALAQSSVTVYGRINLSVESQKRGSAGNMVSLENSSSRWGLRGVEDLGGGLKASFKLESGFDASNGTAAGTFWGRESWLALEGDFGKLRIGNLTNITYLTSADYVSMHNHDTGTSSDTLFAFGVNFGAKQNTLAYATPVVNGFQAEISHALKEDGAFGSTNAVLNYDAGPVHLGFGVAKRDVNRMFVARGLYELGAFTFGGYYERDSFNGVKRNNVRLVGMYAVDQHEFHLNFGAAGDRGGADTGARQYTLGYNYKLSKRTKVYGFYTGVNNDAKATYAAFGSLKAGESQSSLALGIRHNF from the coding sequence ATGAAATCACAGCATCACACCTGGGCTGCCATCGGCCTGCTGGCGAGCCTGGCGGCCTCATCGGCCCTGGCGCAGAGCAGCGTCACGGTCTATGGCCGTATCAACTTGAGCGTGGAATCGCAGAAGCGCGGCAGCGCCGGCAATATGGTCAGCCTGGAGAACAGCTCCTCGCGCTGGGGTCTGCGCGGCGTGGAAGACCTGGGCGGCGGCCTGAAGGCCTCGTTCAAGCTGGAGAGCGGCTTCGACGCCAGCAACGGCACGGCCGCCGGCACTTTCTGGGGCCGCGAGTCCTGGCTGGCGCTGGAGGGCGATTTCGGCAAGCTGCGCATCGGCAACCTGACCAATATCACCTACCTGACCTCGGCCGACTATGTGAGCATGCACAACCATGACACCGGCACTTCGTCGGACACGCTGTTCGCCTTCGGCGTGAACTTCGGCGCCAAGCAGAACACGCTCGCCTACGCGACGCCGGTGGTCAACGGCTTCCAGGCCGAGATCAGCCATGCGCTGAAGGAAGACGGCGCCTTCGGCTCGACCAATGCGGTGCTGAATTACGACGCCGGCCCGGTGCACCTGGGTTTTGGCGTGGCCAAGCGCGATGTCAACCGCATGTTTGTTGCTCGCGGCCTGTACGAGCTGGGTGCCTTCACCTTCGGCGGCTACTACGAGCGCGACAGCTTCAACGGCGTCAAGCGCAACAACGTCCGCCTGGTCGGCATGTATGCGGTGGACCAGCATGAGTTCCACCTGAACTTCGGTGCGGCCGGCGACCGCGGCGGTGCCGACACCGGCGCCCGGCAGTACACGCTGGGCTACAACTACAAGCTGTCCAAGCGCACCAAGGTCTATGGCTTCTACACCGGCGTCAACAACGATGCCAAGGCCACCTACGCGGCCTTTGGCAGCCTGAAGGCGGGTGAGTCGCAGAGTTCGTTGGCATTGGGCATCCGCCACAACTTCTGA
- a CDS encoding MarR family transcriptional regulator, protein MSSPAPKKAIPEAPTIRELVTYRLLKATYYTTKPAYMLYSRKYKITGVEWRLIGNLFTDGPLTLVKLAEEADIQLAQASRMITALIKRGLVLGVANENDGRSVKLSLTAEGKTLYRKIFAEAQSRHNRLLEGLNKTEQQYLYQALDKLADIGREMLEEERLADK, encoded by the coding sequence ATGAGTTCACCAGCCCCCAAGAAAGCCATACCTGAGGCACCGACGATCCGGGAACTGGTCACCTACCGCCTGCTCAAGGCCACCTACTACACCACCAAGCCGGCGTACATGCTGTACAGCCGCAAGTACAAGATCACCGGCGTGGAGTGGCGCCTGATCGGCAATCTGTTCACCGACGGGCCGCTGACCCTGGTCAAGCTGGCCGAAGAGGCCGACATCCAGCTGGCCCAGGCCAGCCGCATGATCACCGCGCTGATCAAGCGCGGCCTGGTGCTGGGCGTGGCCAATGAGAACGACGGCCGCAGCGTCAAGCTGTCGCTGACCGCCGAGGGCAAGACGCTGTACCGCAAGATCTTCGCCGAGGCCCAGAGCCGCCACAACCGCCTGCTCGAAGGCCTCAACAAGACCGAGCAGCAGTATCTGTATCAGGCCCTGGACAAGCTGGCCGACATCGGCCGCGAGATGCTGGAGGAAGAGCGGCTGGCGGACAAGTAG